Proteins from a genomic interval of uncultured Desulfuromusa sp.:
- the coxB gene encoding cytochrome c oxidase subunit II has product MNQLNNPTAQAVDNVLIYIFGFSLILLLGITAVTIYFVVKYRRSKYPEPTSQVEGSWLLESIWTVLPIIIVMTMFWYGWTNYVGLREIPAGAMEVKATARMWSWVFEYPDGRKESKLYVPVNKPVKVQLYSADVLHSFFVPAFRIKRDTVPDIESYVWFQATEPGSYDIFCAEYCGVGHADMTTSIEVLSEEEFAEWSQSPQSSGDPRGLVVLNEQGCIGCHSLDGSENIGPTLFELAGNPRQIEKDGKTLEITIDEDYLKRAIRDPEAEITKGFDPMMPAYDEETISKEDLQAVVDYLLGKVAPVELSGGKLLAENGCISCHSMDGSEEIAPTFMGIGERQVTVERDGKEVTLKVDAEYLRRALLEPDAEMVKGFAPMMPAVDYLSEEEIDAIINYLLKQ; this is encoded by the coding sequence GTGAATCAATTGAATAATCCGACTGCACAAGCCGTTGATAATGTTTTGATCTATATCTTTGGGTTTTCCCTGATTCTGCTGTTGGGGATTACCGCTGTCACTATCTATTTTGTGGTGAAATATCGGCGTTCTAAATACCCGGAACCGACATCGCAAGTTGAGGGAAGTTGGTTGCTGGAAAGCATTTGGACAGTGCTCCCGATTATTATTGTGATGACGATGTTCTGGTATGGCTGGACGAATTATGTCGGCTTGCGTGAAATTCCCGCTGGAGCCATGGAGGTCAAAGCGACCGCACGGATGTGGTCATGGGTCTTCGAATACCCGGATGGGAGAAAAGAGAGCAAGCTTTATGTCCCGGTCAACAAGCCCGTCAAGGTTCAGCTCTATTCAGCGGATGTTTTGCATAGTTTTTTTGTCCCGGCATTTCGGATCAAGCGTGACACTGTTCCGGATATAGAATCTTACGTCTGGTTTCAGGCCACGGAACCGGGAAGTTACGATATCTTTTGTGCTGAATACTGCGGAGTCGGTCATGCTGATATGACCACCAGTATCGAAGTTCTCAGCGAGGAAGAATTTGCCGAGTGGTCCCAATCTCCCCAGTCCTCTGGAGATCCAAGAGGTTTAGTGGTTTTGAACGAGCAAGGTTGCATCGGTTGTCACAGCCTGGATGGTTCTGAAAATATTGGACCGACTTTGTTTGAATTGGCTGGGAACCCACGGCAAATTGAGAAGGACGGTAAAACACTGGAAATTACGATTGATGAAGATTATCTGAAACGGGCCATTCGAGATCCGGAGGCTGAAATCACCAAAGGTTTTGACCCGATGATGCCGGCTTATGATGAAGAGACGATCAGCAAGGAGGATCTTCAGGCTGTTGTTGATTATCTCCTTGGCAAGGTTGCCCCAGTAGAGTTGAGCGGGGGTAAATTATTGGCGGAAAATGGCTGTATCAGTTGCCACTCCATGGATGGCAGTGAAGAGATCGCACCGACATTTATGGGAATTGGAGAGCGTCAAGTCACGGTTGAGCGTGACGGTAAAGAGGTTACTCTCAAAGTTGATGCTGAATATTTGCGCCGGGCTTTGCTTGAACCTGATGCCGAAATGGTGAAAGGATTTGCTCCGATGATGCCTGCAGTCGATTATTTGAGTGAAGAAGAAATTGATGCGATTATTAACTATCTCCTTAAACAATAG
- a CDS encoding cytochrome C oxidase subunit IV family protein: protein MSEHKHEPVPYRTFILIWIALLILTVVTIAVSRVHLGALNIWVALAIASLKSSLVIFIFMHLKQESKLFKIGLLTLLVIVAIFVGLTFTDVLYR from the coding sequence ATGTCAGAGCATAAACATGAGCCGGTTCCCTACCGGACCTTTATTCTGATCTGGATCGCATTGCTGATCCTGACAGTGGTGACAATTGCTGTATCCCGTGTGCATTTGGGTGCGTTAAATATCTGGGTCGCACTGGCGATCGCTTCATTGAAATCGAGTCTGGTTATTTTTATTTTTATGCACTTAAAACAGGAGTCAAAACTCTTCAAGATCGGACTCCTGACCCTGCTTGTCATCGTTGCAATATTCGTTGGGCTGACTTTTACCGATGTGCTTTACCGTTAG
- a CDS encoding cytochrome c oxidase subunit 3 family protein: MSIEHRDDTGARFGMWLFLYTEVILFSGLFILYSVALAKFPQQFAEASHKLNIYFGTINTLVLLTSSLTIALAITAIQRNKIKQTLTLCWVTIGLAVVFLINKYFEWAAEIGHGIYPGSEHLAEMGPGITAFFNLYYFTAGLHGVHILIGGTLIGVVATMIAKGKVTSERYTLLENSALYWHLVDLVWIFLFPLYYLIL; this comes from the coding sequence ATGAGTATTGAACATCGTGACGATACGGGTGCCCGCTTTGGAATGTGGTTGTTTCTTTATACGGAAGTCATTCTTTTTAGCGGATTGTTTATCCTTTATTCAGTCGCTTTGGCAAAATTTCCACAGCAATTTGCGGAAGCCAGTCATAAACTGAATATTTACTTTGGGACGATTAATACCCTTGTCCTGTTAACGAGCAGTCTTACTATTGCTCTGGCAATCACAGCCATACAAAGAAATAAAATAAAGCAAACCCTGACCCTCTGTTGGGTCACTATCGGTCTGGCTGTTGTCTTTTTGATCAATAAATATTTTGAATGGGCTGCCGAGATTGGTCATGGAATTTATCCCGGATCGGAGCATCTTGCCGAGATGGGGCCGGGGATCACAGCGTTCTTTAATCTCTACTACTTTACAGCGGGACTGCATGGTGTCCATATTCTGATCGGCGGCACTCTTATTGGCGTTGTGGCCACAATGATTGCCAAAGGGAAGGTGACCAGTGAGCGTTATACCTTGTTGGAAAATAGTGCTCTTTACTGGCACCTGGTTGATTTGGTCTGGATCTTCCTGTTTCCACTCTACTATTTGATTCTGTGA
- a CDS encoding cbb3-type cytochrome c oxidase subunit I, translated as MTNEPLKYTGFYSESPRPGILGWLLSTDHKRIGILYLGCIVAMFIIAMCLGLALRLELIAPGPTIMGPQTYNATFTVHGIIMIFLFIIPSIPAAFGNLVLPIQIGARDVSFPKLNLLSWYCYIAGAILAVIAVFSGGGAPDTGWTFYVPFSTQTTTNVNLAVTAALMLGFSSMLTGINFVTTIHRLRAEGMGWGRLPMFVWTLYSTAWIQILATPMLGITLILIVLERVFGAGLFDAARGGDPILYQHLFWIYSHPAVYIMILPGMGVISEIIPTFSRKPLFGYWAMAFSSLAIAFAGSLVWAHHMYASGMSDFAILIFSFLTFIVAIPSAIKVFNWVSTLYKGSIQLAPPMLHALAFIFNFAIGGLGGLALGAAASDIHLHDTTFVVGHFHYTMFGGTGFAFFAALHYWLPKFTGRMYNHKIAVISWGLVFVGFNITYMAMQAVGVQGMPRRYYDYLPEFQTLNVVSTLGSWVLVAGLIMMFVNLWNGIRRGPLVGKNPWGSATLEWTVPSPPPMENFGEEDPIVTKGPYDYKGVIADEY; from the coding sequence ATGACAAATGAGCCTCTTAAATACACCGGTTTCTATAGCGAAAGCCCCCGTCCAGGGATACTTGGCTGGCTTTTGTCTACGGATCACAAGCGGATTGGTATCCTGTATCTTGGCTGTATCGTTGCAATGTTTATTATTGCGATGTGTCTGGGGCTCGCCCTTCGTTTAGAGCTGATTGCTCCGGGACCAACTATCATGGGTCCTCAGACCTATAATGCCACTTTTACGGTCCATGGCATTATCATGATTTTTCTTTTCATTATCCCAAGTATTCCCGCTGCTTTCGGCAATCTGGTCTTGCCGATACAAATTGGAGCTCGGGATGTTTCTTTCCCAAAGCTGAATCTTCTGTCCTGGTATTGTTATATTGCCGGTGCGATTCTTGCGGTCATTGCGGTTTTTTCAGGTGGCGGTGCCCCGGATACGGGGTGGACTTTTTATGTTCCGTTCAGTACCCAGACCACAACAAATGTCAACCTGGCCGTTACAGCGGCGTTGATGTTGGGGTTTTCCTCAATGTTGACCGGGATCAACTTTGTGACCACGATTCACCGGTTACGTGCTGAAGGGATGGGGTGGGGGCGCCTGCCGATGTTCGTGTGGACCCTTTATTCGACCGCCTGGATACAAATCCTTGCGACTCCGATGCTGGGGATCACCCTGATACTGATTGTGTTGGAACGTGTCTTCGGGGCAGGCCTGTTTGATGCGGCCCGCGGGGGAGATCCTATCCTCTATCAGCATCTCTTCTGGATTTATTCACATCCCGCAGTTTACATCATGATTCTCCCCGGAATGGGGGTGATCTCAGAGATTATCCCGACATTCTCCCGAAAGCCTTTATTCGGTTACTGGGCTATGGCTTTTTCCAGTCTGGCGATTGCTTTTGCCGGTTCTCTGGTGTGGGCTCACCATATGTATGCCAGCGGCATGAGTGATTTTGCAATTCTGATTTTTTCATTTTTGACATTTATCGTCGCTATTCCCAGCGCCATCAAAGTTTTTAACTGGGTTTCAACCCTGTACAAGGGGTCAATCCAGTTGGCTCCACCTATGCTTCATGCCCTTGCGTTTATCTTTAATTTCGCTATTGGTGGTCTTGGTGGGCTGGCTTTAGGGGCAGCGGCCAGTGATATCCATTTGCATGATACCACTTTTGTCGTTGGTCACTTCCACTACACCATGTTCGGCGGTACGGGCTTTGCTTTTTTTGCAGCTTTACACTATTGGTTGCCGAAATTTACCGGGCGCATGTATAACCACAAAATCGCCGTTATCAGTTGGGGATTAGTGTTCGTTGGTTTTAACATCACCTATATGGCGATGCAGGCCGTTGGTGTTCAGGGAATGCCGAGACGCTATTATGACTATTTACCTGAATTTCAAACTCTCAATGTCGTTTCCACTCTCGGATCCTGGGTGCTTGTCGCAGGGTTGATCATGATGTTTGTAAACCTCTGGAACGGTATTCGCCGTGGGCCTCTTGTCGGTAAAAATCCATGGGGCAGTGCCACTCTGGAGTGGACAGTTCCCTCACCACCGCCGATGGAGAATTTTGGCGAAGAGGATCCGATTGTAACCAAGGGTCCCTATGATTACAAAGGGGTCATTGCTGATGAGTATTGA
- a CDS encoding SCO family protein, with protein MQLKFLMILLFVFMANPVFATEGRVELVERLGEKIPLQLDFIDSTGAVVTLDQLVDRPTLIVPVFYDCRNVCNMLLGRLSAVLPEIKMKPGEDYNVVTFSFDPLETSAMAAHSKQTFLTAMQVPYPRQAWRFVTGTQENILQLTDAAGYFFKKEGDEFLHPITAFVVTEDGTIVRYLPGQRFSAIDLSMALFEASEGRIGKPIRQALQFCFSYDPEGRRYVFNLMRVSGTVILLTLGSFLLFLILSGRKKKK; from the coding sequence TTGCAGCTTAAATTTCTGATGATACTTCTGTTTGTTTTTATGGCAAATCCAGTATTTGCAACTGAGGGGCGAGTTGAGTTGGTTGAGCGCCTTGGGGAAAAAATTCCTTTGCAGCTGGATTTCATCGATTCGACAGGTGCCGTTGTCACCCTGGATCAACTGGTGGATCGTCCCACTTTGATTGTCCCGGTATTTTATGATTGTCGCAATGTCTGTAACATGCTGTTGGGAAGACTTTCCGCTGTTTTGCCGGAGATAAAAATGAAGCCGGGTGAGGACTATAATGTCGTCACATTCAGTTTTGATCCTTTAGAAACATCAGCAATGGCGGCTCACAGCAAACAGACATTTCTCACTGCGATGCAGGTTCCTTACCCCAGGCAAGCTTGGCGCTTCGTTACGGGGACGCAAGAAAATATTCTTCAATTGACTGATGCTGCAGGTTACTTTTTTAAAAAAGAGGGTGATGAGTTTCTCCACCCGATTACAGCTTTTGTGGTGACGGAAGACGGAACCATCGTTCGCTATTTACCGGGCCAGCGCTTTTCTGCAATCGATTTGTCGATGGCATTATTTGAAGCAAGTGAAGGTCGAATCGGTAAGCCGATTCGTCAGGCCCTGCAGTTCTGTTTCAGCTATGACCCGGAAGGTCGCCGCTATGTTTTTAATCTCATGCGCGTCAGTGGCACTGTTATCCTGTTAACTCTCGGCAGCTTTTTGCTCTTTCTTATTCTGAGCGGTAGAAAGAAGAAAAAATGA
- a CDS encoding nitrous oxide reductase accessory protein NosL, producing the protein MKKLSVFLLLAVFSMVTSLTQAGQHQDQTSHPSCSYCGMDRVKFGHSRMLVEYEDGGEVGTCSIHCMALEFANAIDRVPRHLFVADYRTGELVTAEKAIWVLGGDKQGVMTSRAKWAFAQQSDADAFIAGHGGTIADFDQAMKASYEDMYQDTQRIRKMRAMKKMKMKMK; encoded by the coding sequence ATGAAAAAATTATCCGTTTTTTTACTTCTTGCCGTATTCAGTATGGTCACATCTCTTACCCAAGCAGGTCAACATCAGGATCAAACGTCTCACCCTTCTTGCAGTTATTGCGGAATGGATCGTGTCAAATTTGGTCATAGTCGAATGTTGGTGGAATATGAGGATGGTGGAGAGGTCGGCACCTGTAGTATTCACTGCATGGCTCTTGAATTCGCCAATGCAATTGATCGCGTACCAAGGCATCTCTTTGTAGCAGACTACCGGACCGGAGAACTGGTCACCGCTGAAAAAGCCATCTGGGTTCTGGGTGGCGACAAACAGGGAGTCATGACCTCCAGAGCCAAATGGGCCTTTGCGCAACAGTCTGATGCTGATGCCTTTATTGCCGGTCATGGCGGAACCATAGCCGATTTTGACCAGGCGATGAAAGCCAGCTACGAAGACATGTACCAGGATACCCAGCGCATTCGGAAAATGAGGGCCATGAAAAAAATGAAAATGAAAATGAAATAA
- a CDS encoding nitrous oxide reductase accessory protein NosL, giving the protein MKRLLGKIVIVACFVGLFSGTAFSVEPRMPDKKDRCPVCGMFVAPYPDWIATIVLKDDRQIFFDGCKDLFRYYFALPEGEEKGTRGEIAEIYVTEYYTTRLIPADEVFFILGSDVYGPMGKELIPVAGKTTAETFMRDHSGSLVLTFEQVTPDLLPVN; this is encoded by the coding sequence ATGAAAAGACTCCTTGGAAAAATCGTCATTGTTGCCTGTTTTGTCGGGTTGTTCTCCGGCACAGCCTTCTCGGTTGAACCAAGAATGCCGGACAAAAAAGACCGCTGTCCTGTCTGCGGAATGTTTGTCGCACCTTATCCTGACTGGATTGCCACGATTGTCTTGAAAGATGATCGCCAGATTTTTTTTGACGGGTGTAAGGACCTGTTTCGTTACTATTTCGCCCTCCCGGAAGGAGAAGAGAAAGGAACCAGAGGTGAGATTGCAGAAATCTATGTGACCGAGTATTACACGACCCGTTTAATACCGGCGGACGAGGTGTTTTTTATCCTAGGCAGTGATGTTTACGGACCGATGGGGAAAGAGTTGATCCCGGTAGCGGGAAAAACAACAGCCGAAACATTCATGCGTGATCACTCCGGATCGTTGGTTCTGACTTTTGAACAGGTCACTCCCGACCTGTTACCGGTCAACTGA
- a CDS encoding ABC transporter permease has translation MRRQLKILEYTLSSLIRRKAKNFALIVVYAFTIATLGSVLFLTHALKKEATGSLTEAPALTVQRISAGRHDLIPITYAETIKNLPGVKSVAPRVWGYYYDSLIKANLTLIGIGTPQEKLTLLDGELPKAPQECAIGKGVADAFGPAIGDNLVLENSEQESTTFRITGIFQAESNLLTNDLVILQETALRDFFSMDQKMATDLVVEIYNPREIKTLAKKIKYLLPDTRPISRDEILHTYDMLFNWRSGMMLAVAIAALISFCILAWDKATGVSAAEKQEIGILKALGWETADVLTAKFWEGLVVSLTSFLLGFLAAWIHVFVFGAPALVPLLKGWSVLFPKFQLTPAIDFYQLFVLAFLTIVPYLICTIIPAWKTAVTDPEHIMRG, from the coding sequence ATGCGCCGGCAATTAAAAATACTCGAATACACCCTTTCCAGCCTGATTCGCCGGAAAGCTAAAAACTTTGCTCTCATTGTTGTCTATGCTTTTACAATAGCAACATTAGGATCAGTTTTATTTTTAACCCATGCTTTGAAAAAGGAAGCCACAGGAAGCCTGACGGAGGCCCCTGCACTGACAGTTCAACGAATTTCTGCCGGCCGTCACGATTTAATTCCAATAACCTACGCAGAGACAATCAAAAACCTCCCAGGGGTAAAATCAGTAGCACCAAGGGTTTGGGGCTATTACTATGATTCACTGATCAAAGCAAATCTGACTTTGATCGGAATCGGCACCCCTCAGGAAAAATTAACTTTATTGGATGGAGAACTACCCAAGGCCCCCCAGGAATGTGCGATTGGAAAGGGGGTTGCTGATGCCTTTGGACCCGCCATTGGCGATAATCTGGTTCTTGAAAACAGCGAACAAGAAAGCACAACCTTTAGAATCACAGGAATCTTTCAAGCAGAGTCCAATCTGTTAACCAATGATCTGGTGATATTACAGGAAACAGCCTTGAGAGATTTTTTCTCAATGGATCAGAAAATGGCGACAGATCTGGTTGTCGAGATCTACAATCCGCGTGAAATCAAAACTTTGGCAAAAAAAATCAAATACCTGCTTCCGGACACCCGACCAATCAGCCGCGATGAGATTCTCCATACATACGACATGCTATTCAACTGGCGTAGCGGAATGATGCTTGCCGTAGCCATTGCCGCCCTGATCTCTTTCTGCATTCTGGCCTGGGACAAAGCAACTGGAGTCAGTGCCGCAGAGAAGCAGGAAATCGGCATCCTGAAAGCACTTGGCTGGGAGACTGCTGATGTTCTCACTGCCAAGTTCTGGGAAGGACTCGTCGTGTCCCTAACATCTTTCCTTTTGGGATTTCTTGCTGCATGGATTCATGTCTTTGTTTTCGGCGCACCGGCACTGGTCCCTCTACTGAAAGGGTGGTCTGTCCTTTTTCCGAAATTCCAGCTCACCCCCGCTATCGATTTTTATCAATTATTTGTTCTCGCGTTCCTGACAATCGTTCCTTATCTTATCTGTACGATCATTCCAGCCTGGAAAACTGCTGTGACCGATCCTGAACATATAATGAGAGGCTAA
- a CDS encoding ABC transporter ATP-binding protein, protein MSPLLAVESLNKIYHRHQPDEVVAIQDISLQITPGEVVALTGPSGSGKTTLLSLLGCMSKPTAGSIQLQKRMVSKLPERFLAQIRRETFGFVFQQYNLLRDVNVLENVMLPLYPSHLSFKAMRESAASVLERFELEKMMKKKVKQLSGGEQQRVAIARALVANPDIIIADEPTAHLDSDLAKTLLEIFANLNTDGKTIIIATHDPAVFQSPLIQRRINLRDGQMTKDDNR, encoded by the coding sequence ATGTCACCGCTATTGGCTGTCGAAAGCCTGAACAAAATATATCATCGCCATCAACCGGACGAAGTCGTTGCGATACAGGACATCTCTTTGCAAATTACCCCCGGTGAAGTTGTTGCTCTGACGGGTCCCAGTGGCTCAGGAAAAACCACTTTACTCAGTTTGCTCGGTTGCATGTCCAAACCGACAGCGGGAAGCATCCAATTGCAAAAACGAATGGTGTCCAAACTCCCGGAACGTTTTCTAGCGCAAATCAGACGTGAAACATTTGGCTTCGTCTTCCAACAATACAATCTGTTACGCGACGTCAATGTGCTGGAAAATGTCATGTTACCGCTCTACCCTTCGCATCTTTCCTTCAAGGCAATGAGAGAATCAGCGGCATCAGTTCTGGAACGGTTTGAACTGGAAAAAATGATGAAGAAAAAAGTCAAACAACTCTCCGGTGGGGAGCAGCAACGGGTCGCAATTGCCCGGGCATTAGTCGCAAACCCGGACATTATTATTGCTGATGAACCCACAGCTCACCTTGACAGTGATTTAGCAAAAACACTTCTGGAAATCTTTGCCAACCTTAATACCGATGGGAAAACCATCATCATTGCAACCCACGACCCTGCGGTTTTCCAGTCCCCACTGATCCAGCGGCGCATCAACCTGCGAGATGGACAAATGACCAAGGACGACAACAGGTGA
- a CDS encoding MFS transporter produces MSSPVKSWQRPEILLFLMAFAVPLSFAAWQALLNNFAIERAAFTGKEMGMLQSLREVPGFLAFGVVFLLLVFREQHLAIISLLLLGLGTVLTGFFPSVVGLSLTTVLMSLGFHYYETMQTSLAQQWIEKGRAAEIFGRLIAVGSFSAIIVFVLIWLGTHLFTIDYRWLYLGFGGLTISIASAAWVLFPQFPQHSVQNKHMVLRRRYWLYYALVFMSGARRQIFMVFAGFLMVEKFGFSVSNIAMLFMVNASLNVLFARKIGRLIARYGERNALLLEYVGLFLVFVGYAWVEVAWVGAALYILDHLFFALAISLKTYFQKIAAPEDIASTAGVSFTINHIAAVCLPVVFGLIWLTSPSLVFYIGALMALISFSLSLLIPRYPEQGRETSLSC; encoded by the coding sequence ATGTCGTCCCCGGTAAAATCATGGCAGCGTCCTGAAATACTTCTCTTCCTCATGGCGTTTGCGGTCCCTTTGAGCTTTGCTGCCTGGCAGGCTTTATTGAATAACTTTGCCATCGAGAGGGCTGCATTCACAGGGAAAGAGATGGGGATGCTGCAATCGTTGCGGGAAGTTCCAGGTTTTCTTGCTTTTGGGGTAGTGTTTCTGCTTTTAGTGTTTCGGGAACAACATCTGGCGATTATTTCATTGCTGTTACTCGGATTGGGGACAGTTCTGACAGGGTTCTTTCCATCGGTGGTTGGCCTTTCTCTGACGACAGTGTTGATGTCTCTCGGGTTTCATTATTATGAAACCATGCAGACATCTTTAGCGCAACAATGGATTGAGAAAGGGCGGGCTGCAGAAATTTTTGGTCGACTCATTGCCGTTGGTTCTTTTTCCGCCATTATTGTATTTGTTTTGATCTGGTTGGGAACACATCTCTTTACTATTGATTACCGCTGGCTCTACCTTGGATTCGGGGGGCTGACAATCAGTATCGCTTCAGCAGCATGGGTTTTGTTTCCTCAGTTCCCTCAACACAGCGTTCAGAATAAACATATGGTGTTACGCCGTCGTTATTGGCTCTACTACGCATTGGTTTTTATGTCAGGGGCTCGGCGACAGATTTTTATGGTCTTTGCAGGTTTTTTAATGGTGGAAAAGTTTGGTTTCTCTGTCAGCAATATAGCCATGTTATTTATGGTTAATGCCTCGTTAAATGTGTTGTTTGCCCGAAAAATTGGCCGGTTGATTGCCCGGTATGGCGAGCGGAATGCTTTGCTGCTGGAATATGTCGGTCTGTTCCTCGTTTTTGTAGGTTATGCTTGGGTTGAAGTCGCCTGGGTCGGTGCCGCTCTCTATATTCTCGATCATCTGTTTTTTGCTCTGGCTATCAGTCTGAAAACTTATTTTCAAAAGATTGCAGCGCCTGAAGATATTGCTTCAACTGCCGGAGTGAGTTTTACCATCAACCATATTGCCGCTGTCTGCCTCCCGGTTGTTTTCGGACTTATCTGGCTCACTTCCCCATCTTTGGTGTTCTATATCGGTGCGTTGATGGCTTTGATCTCTTTTTCCCTTTCTTTATTGATTCCCCGATACCCCGAGCAGGGGAGAGAGACGTCTTTGAGTTGCTAA
- a CDS encoding selenium metabolism-associated LysR family transcriptional regulator produces the protein MTLRQLELFIAVAETRSFSRGAELIALTQSTVSQHIAALERETSTRLLDRTNKGIFLTAGGEVFLQHARRVLAERDVLLQSMAGLHGLEKATLNLGASNIPANYLIPCFLPVLKRNYPGISLTMKIGDSKEVLDELKSGQLELGIVGGRVDDEIYTYEPLLKDQLVMIVGPDHPLRGRQSITKEELEDEVIVLREEGSGTYQALLKAFLLAGIDLESFRVIARLGSNEAVRRAIAAGFGCAFVSDLSVQNNLRHGELFKVDVEGLSIERQLWLVRLRERTASPASIAFSELLKGSDVLKNLYHCCNV, from the coding sequence ATGACATTACGCCAACTTGAATTATTTATTGCGGTTGCAGAAACGAGAAGTTTCTCTCGGGGTGCTGAACTGATCGCTTTGACACAGTCTACAGTTAGCCAGCACATTGCTGCTTTGGAGCGGGAAACCAGTACCAGACTGCTGGATCGCACCAATAAGGGGATTTTTCTCACGGCTGGAGGGGAAGTGTTTCTGCAGCACGCTCGTCGGGTGTTGGCAGAACGGGATGTATTGCTGCAATCTATGGCAGGATTACATGGGCTGGAAAAGGCGACTCTTAATCTGGGAGCCAGTAATATCCCGGCGAACTATCTGATTCCCTGTTTTTTACCTGTTTTAAAGCGCAACTATCCCGGGATTTCGCTCACTATGAAAATTGGTGACAGCAAGGAAGTCCTTGATGAGTTGAAATCCGGACAATTGGAATTGGGAATAGTTGGTGGCCGGGTTGATGACGAAATCTACACCTATGAGCCATTGTTGAAAGACCAGCTGGTGATGATTGTCGGCCCTGACCATCCATTGAGAGGCCGACAATCCATCACCAAAGAGGAGCTGGAAGATGAAGTTATTGTTTTAAGGGAAGAGGGGTCCGGAACCTATCAGGCTTTGCTAAAAGCTTTTTTGTTGGCGGGAATTGACCTTGAATCATTTCGTGTTATTGCCCGGCTTGGCAGCAATGAAGCCGTAAGGCGAGCTATTGCAGCCGGGTTTGGATGCGCGTTCGTCTCTGATCTCTCAGTTCAGAATAATTTACGCCATGGGGAACTGTTCAAGGTTGATGTTGAAGGTTTATCCATCGAACGCCAATTATGGCTGGTCAGGTTGCGTGAACGTACCGCTTCTCCTGCATCAATTGCCTTTTCTGAATTGCTTAAAGGCAGCGATGTATTAAAAAATTTATATCACTGCTGTAATGTTTGA